A genomic window from Leptospira broomii serovar Hurstbridge str. 5399 includes:
- a CDS encoding SpoIIE family protein phosphatase: MYDSILFSHHAIGVFSLFLLTCVLSGFLIFKKNKTRPTYYLIIMYIAYGIMFLGYFISYSLFDPISAYHRYLTVFMIFGIIAFIGFSYNFPKNIHQKESKIVIILSLIIGLGAWLHFVFKTYGKEKVFSFTAHQFSFDFGKEASAVILLCFIISIVILVRKILFYSSYSGILQRWKNNFADSKSAIRIPIQFALGIPIGLIKIVFAKGKEAIALRAFLFTVVLNILNAYNNLLNKSGAISYDTFAIAYFILSVIAIFFIQSAYLNHSPEPTSFMVKILSSAVVSLILALGAISYVTVFAIDKANEKENIVEMDAVKKAIENGDSAYPNNVKYILSRKSGPGVFDHNYNIIFSNDPSFGSSTLQEGEARYKKQELHELIERNKNKYRNKTESEILSLSSDELNRIQLPLHTRLYRMAGNFYTHYDFEIGRTRYEVGFSYHEFREVIHNVARWLVLIQLGTTIFILISFPILLHVSLVNPLNKLLSGVEKVNHGDLTVNVPIKTMDEIGFLSLSFNSMVDSIRTAREELQDHADHLEEKVEERTKEVQEKMREVQQLKIQQDGDYFLTSLLAKPLFYNANKSAVVNTNFIIRQKKYFEFRNKQGELGGDICLTGNLRLGTADRFKKYTMAMNGDAMGKSMQGAGGSLVMGVVMNSIMARSAANKRILDRTPEEWLTDVYHEIHSVFKSFDGSMVISATTVLIDDESGEMFYWNAEHPFSVLYRDGKASFIETDLELRKLGLDSEYEFKVRKFQLHTGDVVILASDGRDDLLLGTNNGKRIINEDETIFLGIVEKAKGEIEEIEHNIRQVGEIIDDLSILRIGYQEVGARALTNGNSERDDSEEKTTVQDLYKEGRELYKNGEVQKAISILLDAYTTDSSNQRLNKLLGLMSFKEKDYPLAIKVLSQYLSYDPDTAELWHYLSIAEKRLGNLANALEAATMVNKLQPLNVQNLIHLSDLNRLLGNKDEAIEFTKTAEEIDPENKNVRKLKKLLEIE, from the coding sequence ATGTATGATTCTATCTTGTTTTCTCATCATGCTATCGGCGTTTTTTCCCTTTTTCTGTTAACCTGCGTTCTTTCCGGATTCCTTATCTTCAAGAAAAACAAAACGCGTCCTACATATTACTTAATTATAATGTATATAGCCTACGGAATCATGTTCCTAGGATATTTTATTTCGTATTCCTTATTCGACCCCATTTCCGCGTATCACAGATACTTAACAGTGTTCATGATATTTGGAATCATCGCATTTATAGGATTTTCCTATAATTTTCCCAAAAATATCCATCAAAAAGAATCTAAAATCGTCATTATCCTTAGTTTAATCATCGGATTAGGGGCCTGGCTTCATTTTGTTTTTAAAACTTACGGCAAAGAGAAAGTCTTTTCGTTTACGGCCCACCAATTCAGCTTCGATTTCGGGAAGGAAGCGAGTGCGGTAATTCTTTTATGCTTTATCATCAGCATAGTCATATTAGTCAGAAAAATTCTCTTTTACTCCTCTTATTCCGGTATTCTCCAAAGGTGGAAAAACAATTTTGCAGATTCAAAATCTGCCATTCGAATTCCGATTCAATTCGCGTTAGGAATTCCTATCGGACTTATCAAAATCGTTTTCGCCAAAGGAAAGGAAGCGATCGCGCTACGCGCCTTCCTATTCACGGTCGTATTAAATATTCTTAACGCGTATAATAACTTATTAAACAAATCAGGTGCAATCTCTTACGATACGTTCGCCATCGCTTATTTTATTCTATCGGTAATCGCAATCTTCTTCATTCAGAGCGCATACTTAAACCATTCCCCCGAACCCACTAGCTTCATGGTGAAAATTCTCTCGAGTGCGGTCGTTAGCTTGATTTTAGCGTTAGGAGCCATCAGCTATGTAACCGTCTTTGCAATCGATAAGGCCAATGAAAAAGAAAACATCGTGGAAATGGATGCCGTCAAGAAAGCGATAGAGAACGGGGATAGTGCTTATCCTAATAATGTCAAATATATCCTTTCCCGTAAATCCGGACCGGGGGTTTTTGATCATAATTATAACATAATATTCTCAAATGACCCTTCATTCGGATCGTCGACGTTACAAGAAGGCGAAGCTAGATACAAGAAACAGGAACTTCATGAGTTAATCGAACGAAACAAGAATAAATATAGAAATAAAACGGAAAGTGAAATTCTATCCCTTTCCTCGGACGAGTTAAACCGCATTCAGCTGCCTCTTCATACTAGATTGTACCGAATGGCCGGAAATTTTTATACGCATTACGACTTTGAAATCGGTCGGACGAGATACGAAGTAGGTTTTAGTTATCATGAATTCAGGGAGGTCATTCATAATGTGGCCCGCTGGTTAGTTTTGATACAGCTAGGAACGACGATTTTTATTCTGATATCTTTTCCGATATTACTACACGTTAGCCTAGTCAACCCTCTGAATAAATTATTATCGGGAGTTGAAAAGGTCAATCACGGCGATTTAACCGTCAATGTTCCGATTAAAACCATGGACGAAATAGGTTTCCTGTCCCTTTCTTTCAATTCAATGGTCGACTCGATTCGGACCGCGAGAGAAGAACTGCAAGATCACGCGGACCATCTAGAAGAAAAGGTGGAAGAAAGAACGAAGGAAGTTCAGGAGAAGATGCGGGAAGTCCAACAGTTAAAAATCCAGCAAGACGGCGATTACTTCCTGACCTCCTTACTAGCAAAACCGCTTTTTTATAATGCGAATAAATCCGCAGTTGTGAATACGAATTTCATAATTAGACAAAAGAAGTATTTCGAATTTCGTAATAAACAAGGGGAACTTGGAGGAGATATCTGCCTAACCGGAAATTTGAGACTCGGTACTGCCGATCGATTTAAAAAATACACTATGGCAATGAACGGCGACGCTATGGGGAAATCGATGCAAGGGGCCGGAGGTTCCTTGGTTATGGGAGTGGTTATGAACTCCATTATGGCTCGGTCTGCCGCCAATAAAAGAATCCTGGACAGGACTCCGGAAGAATGGTTAACCGACGTCTATCATGAAATTCATTCGGTATTCAAAAGCTTCGACGGAAGCATGGTTATCTCAGCCACAACGGTGTTAATCGACGACGAAAGCGGCGAAATGTTCTATTGGAATGCGGAGCATCCGTTTTCAGTACTGTATAGGGACGGAAAAGCATCCTTTATCGAAACGGATCTAGAACTTAGAAAGCTAGGGTTGGATTCGGAATACGAATTTAAAGTCAGAAAGTTTCAATTGCATACAGGCGATGTCGTCATACTTGCTTCCGACGGAAGGGACGATCTTTTATTAGGCACTAATAATGGTAAAAGAATCATAAACGAGGACGAAACGATTTTTCTGGGCATAGTAGAAAAAGCTAAAGGGGAAATCGAAGAGATCGAGCATAATATTCGGCAAGTCGGAGAGATCATAGACGATTTATCCATACTCCGAATCGGTTATCAAGAGGTAGGAGCACGGGCTCTTACGAACGGAAACTCTGAGAGAGATGATTCCGAAGAAAAAACAACCGTACAAGATCTGTATAAAGAAGGAAGGGAATTATATAAAAACGGAGAAGTGCAGAAAGCAATATCCATCCTGTTAGATGCCTATACTACCGATTCCTCGAATCAAAGGCTAAATAAACTATTAGGTTTGATGAGTTTCAAAGAAAAAGATTATCCTTTAGCGATAAAAGTTCTGAGCCAATACTTATCCTACGACCCGGATACGGCGGAACTTTGGCATTACCTTTCTATCGCAGAAAAACGATTAGGAAATCTTGCAAACGCTTTGGAAGCTGCAACGATGGTGAACAAACTACAACCCTTGAATGTTCAGAATTTGATACATCTTTCGGATCTAAATCGCCTATTAGGAAATAAGGACGAAGCCATCGAATTCACGAAGACCGCGGAAGAAATCGATCCTGAAAACAAGAACGTAAGGAAATTGAAAAAACTTCTGGAGATCGAATGA
- a CDS encoding heavy metal-responsive transcriptional regulator, giving the protein MQKFMKIGQVANQSEVSVQTVRYYESLNLLSKPIRSSAGYRLYNSDAVLRIRFIRRSQRLGFNLDEIKELLDLKIQNSNQCSRIKSKISGKLDEIRRKLSELQKLEKTLLELHEVCETANVTDPCPILNLLENNFEDRINLRHKLSECCSN; this is encoded by the coding sequence ATGCAAAAGTTTATGAAAATCGGCCAAGTGGCGAATCAAAGCGAAGTTTCCGTTCAAACAGTACGTTACTACGAGTCTTTGAATCTTCTGAGCAAGCCTATTAGAAGTTCCGCCGGGTATAGATTATATAATTCCGATGCGGTTCTTCGAATTCGTTTCATCAGGAGAAGCCAGAGATTGGGTTTCAATCTTGACGAGATTAAAGAGCTATTAGATTTGAAGATCCAAAATTCGAATCAATGCTCCCGCATAAAATCGAAAATCAGTGGCAAGCTGGATGAAATTCGTCGTAAACTTTCGGAACTTCAGAAATTAGAAAAAACCTTACTGGAGTTGCACGAAGTTTGTGAAACGGCGAATGTAACCGATCCTTGCCCGATTTTAAATCTTTTGGAGAATAATTTTGAAGATAGAATTAATTTACGACACAAATTGTCCGAATGCTGCAGCAACTAA
- a CDS encoding alkylmercury lyase, with amino-acid sequence MKIELIYDTNCPNAAATKEIIIEVLKELQLPENISEINKDSIDLADEYRQFSSPTILVNDKDIGGQNSCGGTGCRIYKTSSGRLTGVPPKELLLRALVAAKKSGETLLFCFAVLTGLLPLKTGLTFMI; translated from the coding sequence TTGAAGATAGAATTAATTTACGACACAAATTGTCCGAATGCTGCAGCAACTAAAGAGATAATTATAGAGGTATTAAAAGAGCTGCAACTACCTGAAAATATTTCGGAGATCAATAAAGACTCGATCGACTTAGCCGACGAGTATCGACAATTTTCCTCACCTACGATTCTCGTTAATGACAAGGATATAGGCGGACAGAACTCTTGCGGAGGAACGGGATGTAGAATTTATAAAACTAGTTCCGGTCGCCTAACGGGTGTTCCTCCGAAAGAACTTTTATTGAGGGCCCTTGTCGCCGCGAAAAAATCCGGTGAGACCCTTCTATTTTGTTTTGCGGTGCTGACCGGTTTACTTCCGTTAAAAACGGGACTGACGTTTATGATTTAA
- a CDS encoding outer membrane beta-barrel protein: protein MKFVKKIFFLLLIQSIAIFPVVGQEEVKTEETAEKPPEKKAQVNESTREKSNAIKSEAGKLLDSLDIHGFVDVYYQDNNNQSSGTQTDTSRGFETYNLQFTINLIKLEIQKLADKKDPWGFRLDLMNGTNTIYQEVPRSQTNSINNMNAFQQAYVSFYLDYHKGFTVDVGKMATHMGYEKIESKNNPNYTIGAIFFNTTSFLHTGARIKGKITDDWDVAFYLYNSGLGSGYQNASFLTSTNPASNPTNTNIVIDGFRQQKAYGTQIKGNLIQDRLVFTYNTLFSSDNPFARQNPSQVYLGQTINSQSGVQNSAPVQSRGKFFQDMWNTNEVILSLGLTENWTVDLDWVHGEKGGSVSTNNSLLQQEYNPNGVINASTLLTGQTTPVHIKSIYNAYGIWSKYKINEKLDINGRFEYIDDKSNNGALISGPGVANNPAEKQYEKDFYANVADIILQSLNLNPNSPAYGPNSPLTLHTVVVERIDKNQRDYSGFRNYGQYHTLTVTPVLNWTQNLQFKLDIRRDWADGMQFVDSGGHRLNYQNGLTLGIVAKF from the coding sequence ATGAAATTCGTAAAAAAAATATTCTTCCTTCTATTGATTCAATCTATCGCGATATTCCCGGTCGTCGGACAGGAGGAAGTCAAAACCGAAGAGACAGCCGAGAAACCTCCCGAAAAGAAAGCCCAAGTAAACGAATCGACCCGGGAAAAATCGAATGCAATCAAGTCCGAAGCCGGAAAACTTCTCGATTCGTTGGATATCCACGGATTTGTGGACGTATATTACCAAGATAATAATAATCAATCGTCCGGAACTCAGACGGACACTTCTCGCGGTTTTGAAACGTACAACCTTCAATTTACGATCAATCTTATCAAATTAGAAATTCAAAAACTTGCGGACAAGAAAGATCCTTGGGGCTTTCGCCTGGATTTGATGAACGGAACGAATACGATCTATCAGGAAGTTCCTCGCAGTCAGACGAATTCTATTAATAATATGAACGCATTTCAACAGGCGTACGTATCTTTTTATCTGGACTATCATAAAGGATTTACTGTCGATGTCGGAAAGATGGCGACGCACATGGGATATGAAAAGATAGAATCTAAGAATAATCCGAACTATACGATAGGAGCGATATTCTTCAATACCACTTCTTTCCTGCATACTGGTGCGCGCATAAAGGGTAAAATCACGGACGATTGGGACGTTGCATTCTATCTTTATAATAGTGGATTGGGTTCCGGATATCAAAACGCATCCTTTCTTACCTCTACAAATCCTGCTTCGAACCCGACTAATACGAACATAGTGATCGACGGATTTAGACAACAAAAAGCCTACGGAACGCAAATTAAAGGTAATTTGATTCAAGACAGACTGGTATTCACTTACAATACTCTTTTTAGCAGCGATAATCCCTTTGCACGACAAAATCCTTCCCAAGTCTACTTAGGACAAACGATTAACTCTCAGTCGGGCGTTCAAAATTCGGCGCCCGTTCAATCGCGAGGGAAATTCTTTCAGGATATGTGGAATACCAACGAAGTCATACTTTCCCTCGGATTAACGGAAAACTGGACGGTAGATTTGGATTGGGTGCACGGCGAAAAAGGAGGAAGCGTATCGACGAACAATTCGCTCCTACAGCAGGAATATAATCCGAACGGAGTCATCAACGCATCCACATTATTAACGGGACAAACTACGCCTGTTCATATCAAGTCGATTTACAATGCCTACGGGATATGGTCGAAGTATAAGATCAATGAGAAGCTGGATATAAACGGAAGATTCGAATACATCGACGATAAAAGTAATAACGGGGCCCTAATTTCCGGTCCCGGTGTCGCCAATAATCCGGCCGAGAAGCAGTATGAAAAAGATTTTTATGCGAACGTAGCCGATATCATCCTTCAATCCTTGAACTTAAATCCGAACTCGCCGGCTTACGGACCAAACAGCCCTTTAACGCTACACACAGTCGTTGTTGAACGAATCGATAAGAACCAAAGAGATTATTCAGGATTTCGAAATTACGGACAGTACCATACCTTGACCGTCACTCCGGTCCTGAACTGGACACAAAACCTCCAGTTTAAACTAGACATTCGAAGAGACTGGGCGGATGGAATGCAATTCGTGGACAGCGGCGGGCATCGACTAAACTATCAAAATGGACTTACTCTTGGAATTGTTGCAAAGTTCTAA
- a CDS encoding RecQ family ATP-dependent DNA helicase yields the protein MLSISALKQLFGISRFRSTQEKIIQDILSGKHCLVVMPTGMGKSICYQMPAMALDGLAIVISPLIALMQDQTGKLKELGIDAEFINSSLSKPERIQRYENIRKGLYKIVYVSPERFRKSEFINSLQKRKISLLAIDEAHCISQWGHDFRPDYTKISEFRNVLHNPVTIALTATATREIQSDIIRQIGLSESEIQIYNEGICRPNLFLDVKTFLDESSKTEAILSLLKEKSGNTIVYFNLIKNLEKFAEKLDLKKIAYKIYHGQLSSEQRRKIQNQFLKSEDRLLLATNAFGMGVDKPDIRTIVHAELPSSLEAYYQEIGRAGRDGKSSDCHLFYNQDDLAVLMDFIEWQNPDESFILRTFRTMCQLGDRLSSISYEELQAKVVHKNRGDHRLQTVLNLFERHGVTSGELERNSLRIEGELPEELLSKELREERKKAGLNRLYQMLQYLKSDKCRREFVYEYFGANLPECNNCDICKN from the coding sequence ATGCTCTCTATTTCCGCCCTGAAGCAATTGTTCGGGATTTCCCGGTTTCGTTCTACGCAAGAGAAAATTATACAGGATATTCTATCCGGCAAACATTGTCTGGTAGTGATGCCCACAGGAATGGGAAAATCGATCTGCTATCAAATGCCTGCCATGGCTTTGGACGGACTAGCAATCGTAATCTCCCCTCTGATCGCTCTTATGCAAGATCAAACGGGAAAACTAAAGGAACTCGGAATCGACGCGGAATTCATCAACTCCTCCTTATCCAAGCCCGAGAGAATTCAGCGTTACGAAAATATAAGGAAAGGATTATACAAGATTGTTTATGTTTCTCCGGAACGGTTTCGAAAGTCCGAATTTATCAATTCATTGCAAAAGAGAAAAATTTCCCTATTGGCGATCGACGAGGCACATTGCATCAGTCAATGGGGGCATGATTTCCGTCCGGATTATACTAAGATCTCCGAGTTTAGAAACGTATTACATAATCCTGTTACGATCGCCCTTACAGCGACGGCGACCAGGGAGATTCAGTCGGATATTATTCGGCAGATCGGATTATCCGAGTCCGAAATTCAAATTTATAACGAAGGAATATGCAGGCCGAATCTGTTTTTGGACGTCAAAACGTTCTTGGACGAGTCTTCAAAAACCGAGGCGATCCTATCTTTATTGAAGGAGAAGAGCGGAAACACCATCGTTTATTTTAATCTTATCAAGAATTTGGAGAAATTCGCCGAGAAGCTGGATTTAAAAAAAATCGCGTATAAAATTTATCATGGACAACTCTCGTCGGAACAACGAAGGAAAATTCAGAATCAATTTCTAAAGTCGGAAGATCGTCTTCTTTTGGCTACGAACGCTTTCGGGATGGGAGTGGATAAGCCGGATATTCGAACGATTGTGCATGCGGAACTTCCGTCCTCTCTGGAGGCGTATTATCAAGAGATAGGCAGGGCAGGCCGCGACGGTAAATCGTCCGATTGTCATCTTTTTTATAATCAAGACGATCTTGCCGTGTTGATGGATTTTATAGAATGGCAGAATCCGGACGAATCCTTCATTCTCAGAACTTTCCGAACCATGTGTCAGCTTGGAGACCGGCTTTCTTCCATTAGTTATGAAGAACTCCAGGCGAAAGTAGTACATAAAAATCGAGGCGATCATCGATTGCAGACAGTCTTAAACCTTTTCGAACGACACGGAGTAACCTCCGGAGAATTAGAAAGAAATTCTCTTCGAATCGAAGGTGAGCTACCGGAGGAACTTCTTTCGAAAGAACTGAGAGAGGAAAGGAAGAAGGCCGGTCTAAACCGCCTTTACCAAATGCTTCAATATTTGAAATCGGATAAGTGTAGAAGAGAATTCGTTTACGAGTACTTTGGTGCGAATCTTCCTGAATGTAATAATTGCGATATTTGTAAAAATTAG
- a CDS encoding ABC transporter permease: protein MNFHAIKAIYILEMSRTRRTLMQSIASPVISTSLYFVVFGSAIGSRIQEVSGVAYGSFIVPGLVMLTLLTESISNASFGIYFPKFTGTIYEILSAPVSSLEAVLGFVGAAATKSVILGVIMLATASMFVPIRIAHPFLMAFFLILTCISFSLFGFIIGIWADNFEKLQVIPMLIITPLVFLGGSFYSANMLPPFWQSLTLFNPVLYLVSGFRWSFFEISDVSVEVSLAMILVFLTSCLAVVTWIFRTGYHIKK from the coding sequence ATGAATTTTCACGCAATCAAAGCGATTTATATTCTCGAAATGTCCCGGACCAGAAGAACTCTGATGCAGAGTATCGCGTCCCCGGTTATTTCCACTTCGCTATATTTCGTCGTATTCGGTTCCGCCATCGGATCCAGAATACAGGAAGTGAGCGGAGTCGCATACGGATCCTTTATCGTTCCGGGTCTTGTAATGCTTACGCTTTTGACGGAAAGTATTTCTAATGCGTCCTTCGGAATCTACTTCCCTAAATTTACCGGAACGATTTATGAAATCTTATCGGCGCCCGTCTCCAGTTTGGAAGCCGTACTCGGTTTCGTAGGCGCTGCCGCTACTAAGTCCGTCATCCTGGGCGTCATAATGTTAGCTACCGCGTCGATGTTTGTTCCCATAAGAATCGCGCACCCGTTTCTAATGGCATTTTTTCTAATCTTAACCTGCATATCATTCAGCTTATTCGGTTTTATCATAGGAATTTGGGCCGATAACTTCGAAAAACTGCAAGTCATTCCGATGCTGATCATTACCCCATTGGTGTTTTTGGGCGGAAGTTTCTATTCTGCGAATATGCTTCCTCCGTTTTGGCAATCTCTAACTCTCTTTAATCCGGTACTCTATTTAGTTAGCGGTTTTCGTTGGAGCTTTTTCGAGATTTCGGATGTAAGCGTCGAAGTAAGTTTGGCCATGATCCTCGTATTCCTAACTAGCTGTTTAGCCGTAGTGACTTGGATTTTCAGAACCGGATATCACATTAAGAAATAA
- a CDS encoding ArsR/SmtB family transcription factor, which yields MPKPFSHPTPDQIELSAIFEAVSDPIRRKILVRLSELKEANCSTFLEFAPKTNLSYHIGKLREAGITKTRLEGTQKFLSLREQELEQKFPGLLEAILSSARYEKD from the coding sequence ATGCCAAAGCCGTTTTCACATCCTACTCCTGATCAAATCGAACTCTCCGCAATCTTCGAAGCGGTCAGTGATCCGATACGTAGAAAGATTCTTGTGAGACTCTCCGAGTTAAAGGAGGCTAATTGCTCTACTTTTCTGGAATTTGCCCCCAAAACGAATCTTTCCTATCATATAGGAAAACTCAGAGAGGCCGGGATTACTAAAACTCGCTTAGAAGGAACGCAAAAGTTCCTGTCTTTACGGGAACAAGAACTGGAACAAAAATTTCCTGGATTGTTAGAGGCGATTCTTAGTAGCGCTCGCTATGAGAAAGACTAA
- a CDS encoding NmrA family NAD(P)-binding protein yields MKIFVYGGTGLVSGFIVDLLLASGHEVYAGTRNPLTGARKPNLHWVFADALQPDKGLEVLEKVDRAFFLSPPGYTDQYAILNPWLEKAKLRKLDKVVLMSAMGVEHAPPEAPFRKLEIAFENSGLPFTILRPNWFMQNFHTFWISGILKDKKIYFPGGEAKTSFIDARDIASSAVSALLNDSFNGKGIALTGREALTHREVADKISNATGLAVSYVDITAEDFKKGLLQAGLSEDYANFMVYIAGALKEGYSSPVLTSVKEMTGKDPIKFDEYALDNKAAWLN; encoded by the coding sequence ATGAAAATTTTCGTATACGGCGGCACCGGCCTTGTTTCAGGCTTTATTGTAGACTTACTTTTAGCCTCGGGCCATGAGGTATATGCCGGAACCCGAAACCCTTTGACGGGAGCCAGAAAACCAAATCTGCATTGGGTTTTTGCGGATGCCCTTCAACCGGATAAGGGTCTAGAAGTTTTAGAGAAGGTGGACAGAGCGTTTTTCCTTTCTCCACCGGGTTATACGGATCAATATGCGATTCTGAATCCGTGGTTAGAGAAAGCTAAATTAAGAAAATTAGATAAAGTCGTGCTGATGTCCGCGATGGGAGTGGAACACGCACCCCCCGAAGCTCCTTTCAGAAAACTGGAAATCGCGTTCGAAAATTCCGGGCTACCCTTTACGATCTTAAGGCCGAACTGGTTCATGCAGAATTTCCATACTTTCTGGATTTCAGGAATTCTAAAGGATAAGAAAATCTATTTTCCCGGAGGCGAAGCAAAGACTAGCTTTATAGATGCCAGGGACATTGCTTCCTCGGCAGTATCCGCTCTTTTAAACGATTCGTTTAATGGAAAAGGGATCGCGCTTACCGGACGCGAAGCATTAACGCACAGAGAAGTAGCGGACAAAATTTCGAATGCGACCGGATTAGCTGTCAGTTACGTAGATATAACTGCGGAAGACTTTAAAAAAGGATTATTACAGGCAGGCCTCTCGGAAGATTACGCTAATTTTATGGTGTACATAGCCGGGGCGCTCAAAGAAGGCTATTCATCTCCTGTATTAACAAGCGTCAAAGAGATGACTGGAAAAGACCCGATAAAATTCGACGAGTACGCATTAGATAACAAGGCAGCTTGGTTAAACTAG
- a CDS encoding ABC transporter ATP-binding protein, protein MQIKSVVSIKNLSKTYASGFQALKNVSLEIREGEIIALLGPNGAGKTTLISIICGIVNPSSGSVTVAGYDIIRNYRQTRSLIGLVPQELTVHAFETVWATVSFSRGLFGKPPNPAYVEKVLKSLSLWEKKDQTIITLSGGMKRRVLIAKALAHEPSVLFLDEPTAGVDVELRKDMWNIVRSLRDNGVTIILTTHYIEEAEEIADRVGIINNGELILVEEKSELMHKLGKKQIIIDLISSLNSIPSSLSNHELEIVNNGLQLVYTYDSNGKQNGITSFLDDLRKAGIGFRDLNTTQSSLEEIFVKLVKESK, encoded by the coding sequence ATGCAAATAAAATCCGTCGTCTCAATTAAAAATCTTTCTAAAACTTATGCCTCCGGGTTTCAAGCGTTGAAGAATGTAAGCCTGGAAATTCGCGAGGGGGAAATCATCGCCTTATTGGGGCCAAATGGAGCCGGTAAAACTACGTTAATCTCGATCATCTGCGGCATCGTAAACCCAAGCTCAGGCTCGGTTACCGTCGCAGGGTATGATATCATTCGCAATTATCGGCAAACCCGCTCCCTAATCGGACTTGTCCCGCAAGAACTGACCGTTCATGCATTCGAAACCGTTTGGGCGACGGTTAGCTTTAGTCGCGGTTTATTCGGAAAGCCGCCGAATCCCGCTTATGTGGAAAAAGTATTAAAATCTCTATCGTTATGGGAAAAGAAAGATCAAACGATCATTACTCTTTCCGGAGGTATGAAGCGACGCGTATTGATCGCTAAGGCCCTCGCCCACGAACCTTCCGTATTGTTTTTAGACGAACCCACTGCCGGTGTGGATGTGGAATTAAGGAAAGATATGTGGAACATCGTGCGATCATTGCGCGACAACGGAGTCACGATCATTTTAACGACACATTATATAGAAGAGGCTGAAGAGATTGCTGATCGAGTCGGAATTATAAATAACGGAGAATTGATTCTTGTCGAGGAAAAAAGCGAGTTGATGCACAAGCTGGGGAAAAAACAGATCATCATCGACTTGATATCGTCCCTGAATTCGATCCCAAGCTCTCTCAGCAATCACGAATTAGAAATCGTTAATAATGGCTTGCAACTCGTCTATACTTACGATAGCAACGGGAAACAAAACGGAATCACTTCTTTCTTGGACGATCTCAGAAAGGCCGGTATCGGTTTCCGAGATTTAAATACCACGCAGAGTTCTTTAGAAGAGATCTTCGTTAAATTAGTAAAGGAGTCCAAATGA
- a CDS encoding AraC family transcriptional regulator: protein MDLLSEILTGAGWKADLLARTSMYKAWGLQFPCDKSGGFHMLSQGSCYVRFKGKSIRLEKGDILFIAKGFDHDLVSSPDQQAMNLLRFKEVAEKESKSNKVPLTTFVSVRYEVPDFPQHPFFFELPDHILVRSGEISSHHPLQTTLVLISQEIDSGIGSDLILQRLTDILLYYVIRHWLEIHPSSSPGWRTVFKDEKILSVLEALHKKMSYGWTLEKLSRVVGISRASLANRFRETLGCTPMDYLARLRIEKGKSLLREQNTTLEEVARTVGYSSAFAFSKAYKRIHGTSPRFEDGSRMKLGA, encoded by the coding sequence ATGGATTTACTTTCCGAAATATTGACCGGCGCGGGATGGAAAGCGGATTTGCTCGCCAGAACTTCCATGTATAAAGCTTGGGGGTTGCAGTTCCCTTGTGATAAGAGCGGGGGATTTCATATGCTTTCGCAGGGCTCCTGCTACGTTCGATTTAAAGGTAAATCCATACGTTTGGAAAAAGGAGATATTCTGTTTATTGCGAAAGGTTTTGATCATGATCTCGTATCGTCTCCCGACCAACAAGCAATGAATCTCCTTCGATTCAAGGAAGTCGCGGAGAAAGAATCAAAATCGAATAAGGTTCCTTTAACGACTTTTGTTTCCGTTAGATATGAAGTGCCTGATTTTCCTCAGCATCCCTTTTTCTTCGAGCTTCCCGACCATATATTGGTGAGGTCCGGTGAAATTTCTTCCCATCATCCGCTGCAAACGACCTTGGTTTTAATTTCTCAAGAAATTGATTCCGGCATCGGATCGGATTTGATTCTGCAAAGGCTAACGGATATTCTTTTGTACTACGTTATTCGGCATTGGCTGGAAATTCACCCGTCTTCTTCGCCTGGATGGAGAACCGTTTTTAAGGATGAAAAAATTTTATCCGTGCTGGAAGCTTTGCATAAAAAAATGTCCTACGGTTGGACTTTGGAAAAACTTTCCCGAGTTGTAGGTATTTCCAGAGCTTCCTTGGCAAATCGATTTCGGGAGACGCTGGGTTGCACTCCTATGGATTATCTCGCAAGATTGCGGATAGAAAAAGGGAAGTCATTGCTCCGGGAGCAAAATACGACTTTGGAAGAAGTAGCTCGAACCGTCGGCTACTCCTCCGCATTCGCTTTTTCCAAAGCATATAAACGAATTCACGGTACTTCGCCGAGATTCGAAGATGGATCTCGCATGAAACTGGGAGCTTAG